The window AGAAGAAGGCTTAAATATCATAATGCAAAGAGCAATTAGTTACTTCTCTTTTTTCACATACCCTCCTGCTAGGGGCAATCTTTGAGCAGGATTGCCCCTTTTGTCTTCCAGCGAATGCTCTGGTCGTAAGAATCGGAGGTCCGAAGTTGTTATTGTCCTTCAATTCACCACATAAATATAGATTCACGAGGCCATACGACACCAACCACAAAATATGCAAGCCCCTTTTGATGATTGAAGAGGTAGGAAACAAGAAAGCGGAACACTGATTTAATTGGAGAGGTTGAAATGACATGTTGAGTAAATCTGAAAAGAGTTTTCATTCATTATTATTATCATATGATATTTTAATAATATTATAAACTTGCTATCTTCCAAGATACCAAATGCCCAAACGTATAATCAAATCGGTGTCTGAGCTTTTTGGGGTTCTTTCAAATCCAACCCGCTTACAAATTATAATACTCCTGAACGAGTCTGAGAAAGACGTTAAAGAGATTCATGAGAGGCTAGGACTAAGCTCGTCGAACGCCTCTCAGCATCTAGCTATCTTAAGAGCACATCATCTTGTAGACGTAAGGCAAGAAGGCGTGCATGTGTTTTATAAGTTACACAATAAGAAAGTCATGGATATCGTCCAACAAGCACTAAAGTTTTTTGAAATAGAGCTTTCTGAAGTAGAATCTCTTAGAAAGGCCCTTAGCAAGGTAATGGAACACAAGTAAGCTCAGTAAAAATTTCGCTTGATATAATTCCTTAAACCTTCCTAGAAATCCTATAATTTGAGTAATGTTGACTTTAGGAGACTAAACCAATTAAAATTCTACACAAATGTTTTTCCCCGCCTACCGCCCTAGAAGGCTAAGAAGAAACGAACTAATACGAGAGATGGTACGAGAAACCGCTCTCTCCGTAAGCGACCTAGTGTACCCCATGTTCATCTTGCCGGGTAAGAGGACAAAAGAGGAGGTTAATTCCATGCCCGGTATTTTCAGACAGTCGGTCGATAATGCGATAGATGAGGTGAGAGAGGCCAGAGAACTTGGGATAAAAGCGATTCTACTATTCGGCATCCCGGAGAATAAAGATGAATTCGGTTCGGAGGGGTACGATGATAACGGGATAATTCAGAGAGCGTTGAGAAATATAAGAGAAAACGTGGAGGATATTCTTTTAATGACCGACGTCTGCATGTGCGAATACACCAGCCATGGGCACTGCGGGATTATCAAGGATGGAGAGGTAGCAAATGATGAAACGCTCGACTATCTGGCCCAAATAGCCCTCTCCCATGCAAAAGCGGGTGCAGATGTAATCGCACCATCCGACATGATGGACGGCAGGGTCGGAGTGATAAGGGAGGCACTGGATGAAAACGGCTTTGAAAACGTGGCCATTATGTCCTATTCGGCCAAATACGCCTCTGCCTTTTATGGGCCGTTCAGGGAGGCAGCTGAGTCGACGCCCCAGTTTGGAAACAGACGCGGATACCAGATGGACCCGCCTAACGTCCGGGAGGCCCTGAGAGAAATTGCTTTAGATATAGAAGAAGGTGCCGACATCGTTATGGTAAAGCCGGCGCTTTCCTATCTTGACGTGATAAGAGCGGCCAGGGAAGAATTCGACCATCCTCTTGCCGCCTATAGCGTCAGCGGAGAATACTCCATGATTAAGGCCGCCGGAAAACTGGGCTGGGTTGATGAAACCCAGGCCATGATTGAAGTTCTCACCAGCATAAAACGGGCCGGAGCGGATATTATAATTACCTACTTTGCCAAGGAAGCGGCAAAAATTATACGATCATCCCAATAATAGCCTATGAAAAAAACCCTGTATAAAGTCGTAGAAGTCATGACCGTTACCGATGAAGAACTAGAAAAAGTCCTGAACGATTGGGTTGGTAAGGGTTGGACTTTGGATACGATTCAGTTTGCCATGCGGGAGTCCTCAAAAAGACCAGCCATGGCATTTGTGATTTTTGCCAGGAGCGAAGAGGCCAAAGAGCAAGAAAGAGAAGAAGAGGATTAGATCCTAATTACTCACTCCGGTTTACTCACCACATTATTCCAATTTATCAGGATCAATCCAACCACAATCAGGACAATACCAGCAAGCCGGGGGAGGGTTATCGCTTCTCTCAAAAATATTGAAGCGTAAAGCGCGGTGAAAAGAGGAAAGGTAGCCGCAATCGGGACTATTCTCGAGGTCAAGTCTTGCTTGAGCGCAAAAAAGTAAATGAACAGCCCGACGATCCCGCCTAAAATTCCGGCAAGGATTATCCAGAGAAGGGTTTTGCCATCAACAGCGCCAAGCTCCTTATAACCGCCAGTCACTAACGATATGACGACCACTATAGTAGTCGTGAATATGAACCTAATAGTCATTACAGTGAGGGGAGAAGCCTTAATTAGACTAAGTTTTTCAAATATAGGGGTTATTCCCCATATGGATGCCACGAGCAATGCAAGAGCTGCAGTTTTCATTATATGCCTCCAGGAACCCTTTTTATTCTCGTCATCCGTTGTCCCGGATGATAAAGCAACCAAACCCGTAGGGGCACGCTGCAGCGTGCCCCTACCACATTCTCCATCTCTTTATAACTGATGAAAACCATCAGGCGTTATATGATTAATAGCCGTCGTCCACAAACTTCATAATCTCAGCTAGGCTTTCAATTCTGTGCACGTCATCCCTGTTCTTATACTTTCCTTTCTTGTCTAACAGGACAACCTTGATCCCGACAGAACTGGCTCCGTAGAAATCATGTTCAAAACTATCGCCTACGTGAATACACTCGGACGCGGATATTGCGCTTTTGCTTAGTGCCAACTCGAATATCTCTGGGGAAGGCTTTGAGAATCCCACCTCGCTGGATATAACAAAGAAGTCAAAATAATCTATGATGCCCAGCTCGGTGCACACGTCGTAAACCCTGGTGTCGAAATTGGATACCACGCTCAGCGTTAGCCTTTTTTCTTTGAGAGACGACAAAACATCTTTCGTCTCCGGAAATAGCTCCCAGGCCTCACTTCTGAACGTCTCGAAAAGCTCCTCGAAGTAGTCGTCGAATCGCTCAAACATGCCTGCTTCGGAAAAAACATTCCTTACTACTTCGTACCACCATTTCTTCTCATAGGCTTTTCTATCCTCGGGAGAAAGGTGGGGAAATGTTAGCGGCGGAGCCGACTTAAAGGCCCTACTAAAGGCTTTTTCTATCCTCTCCGGCGTAGAGTTAGTGCCGTATTTTTTGGCCACGCGCCAGTATTGATTTCCTACACCGCCTTTAATGTGAAAAAGCGTATCCGCCGCGTCAAAAAAAACGGCTTTTATCCGATTATTGCCCATTTTGAAACCCTTTTTGAATAAGTAGAATGTTTAATATACACTCTATTTTTACAAATAGTAGGCCAATATGATAGAGAGAAACCATAGCCCAAAAATTATAGCAGTTTTAGATGATATGATTTTTTCCTCCAAAATCAGGGAGGCGGCAAAGCCTCTAAATCTGGAAATAGAATTCATAAAAAACCCCAACGGTTTAATCCATAAACTACAATCAGAAAAGCCGTCTCTAATTATATTCGACCTCAACTCCAAAACCCATAATCCCATCCAAACTATTAGAGACCTCAAGTCCTGCTCAGATTTACAAGATACCCCCATTCTAGGCTACTTGTCCCATGTACAGACAGAATTGAAGAAGGAAGCAACCAATGCCGGCTGCGACCCGGTACTTCCCCGGTCCCGGTTTTCCAGGGAGTTGAGGGAGATATTGATGAGGTATTCAAAATAGAGCTCTTATGGTTAAAAATACGTGTCGTAGAATGTATCAAAAGCTAAAAGCCAAGAAATTAATTTAAATTGTAATAATCAAGATTTGATTTGTCTGGCGGTGTCGGGATAAATTACATTCTTTCAATACATTACTACAATCACTTTCAGCGGATGTAAACCCACTCGTTCCTTCATGGAATTTACACTGAGTTTATCGAACGTGATCAGGACAGACTTTGAGCCTGATGTAAGTTTATCGAAGGGTCAATCGAAAGATGGAGTCTCTTGAGGTGTTCATTCTTCGACAGTGCTCAGAATGAACGGTTTTTATTTCATTAATCATCTTAGCGGATATACATCCGCTCATTCCTTCGTTTTACTCAGGACAGGCTCTGAGCCTGGTCGAAGGATGTGTTATTGAGGTGTTTGCCTTTCCACCCTACTCCAGAGTGATAGTTAGACAAGTAAAATTCTCCTTAGAAACGATTCGCTAAGGCATGTCTGTTTGGTTAAATTCTGGTTATTACAATTTAATGTTAATCCAGGGCCATATTGTATAGAATACAATTTTTACTTCTTTGACTCTCTCGATCCTTCAACTGGTTTTATTGCACCGCCTCTCTCATACCCCAAATTAGGCTCAAGCCATCTTTCGATTTCTTCAACAGTCATATTTTTTCGTCTGGCATAGTCCTCGACCTGGTCCCGGTCAATCTGACCAACATGGAAATATCTTGCTTCAGGATGGGCGAAATACCAGCCGGAGACAGAACTAGGAGGGTTCATGGCGAAGGTTTCGGTAAGGAATATACCAGCGTTGGTTTCTGCCTCTAACAAATGCCAGAGTAGGCTCTTCTCGGTATGGTCCGGGCAGGCTGGATAACCGGGCGCCGGGCGGATACCCCTATACTTCTCTTTGATTAGGTCTTCGTAAGATAAGTCTTCATCCCGTCCGTAACCCCATATTATTCGCACTTTCCTATGCATCATCTCCGCAAGCGCCTCGGCAAACCTGTCGCCAAGAGCCTTGACCATTATGGCCGAATAGTCATCGTTCTTAGCCTTGAAGGCTTCTGCCAATTCCTCCACTTCATCCCCAGCAGTCACTGCAAAGCCGCCTATATAATCCTTACGGCCCGTTTCTCTCGGGGCTACAAAGTCAGAGAGGCTGTAATATATACCATCTTCCTCCTTTTCCTTCTGCTGTCTAAGGAAATGAAAAGTTCCCAGAACCTCTTTACGTAATTCATCCGTATAAAGCTCGACATCGTCGCCAACGCTATTCGCCGGCCACAAAGCTATGACCGCTCGTGCTCGGAAGCGCCTGTTTGTGACGATCTCTTTTAGAAGCCTTTGAGCATCTTGAAAGAGTTCCCTTGCCTGGGGCCCATAGTCCTTGTGCTCAAGAATCCTTGGATAGACACCTTTTAGCTCCCAGGCCCAGAATAAAGGGGACCAATCTATAAAAGGCGCGATCTCTTCGAGCGGAATATCATCAAAAACCTGCACGCCCAGTTTCCCTGGGGAGTCAATTCTTATATTTTTCCAGTCGGTTTTAAACCTGTTTGCCCTCGCCTCTTCGATGGAAACAAAGCTTCTCTGTTTCTTTCCGGCAGCATATTTTTGTCTCTGTTTTTCCTGTTCCGCACGGATTTCCGCCATGTATTTATCTGCTTTTTCCGGGTTTAGCAG of the Thermodesulfobacteriota bacterium genome contains:
- a CDS encoding metalloregulator ArsR/SmtB family transcription factor, whose translation is MPKRIIKSVSELFGVLSNPTRLQIIILLNESEKDVKEIHERLGLSSSNASQHLAILRAHHLVDVRQEGVHVFYKLHNKKVMDIVQQALKFFEIELSEVESLRKALSKVMEHK
- the hemB gene encoding porphobilinogen synthase, encoding MFFPAYRPRRLRRNELIREMVRETALSVSDLVYPMFILPGKRTKEEVNSMPGIFRQSVDNAIDEVREARELGIKAILLFGIPENKDEFGSEGYDDNGIIQRALRNIRENVEDILLMTDVCMCEYTSHGHCGIIKDGEVANDETLDYLAQIALSHAKAGADVIAPSDMMDGRVGVIREALDENGFENVAIMSYSAKYASAFYGPFREAAESTPQFGNRRGYQMDPPNVREALREIALDIEEGADIVMVKPALSYLDVIRAAREEFDHPLAAYSVSGEYSMIKAAGKLGWVDETQAMIEVLTSIKRAGADIIITYFAKEAAKIIRSSQ
- a CDS encoding DUF4177 domain-containing protein, encoding MKKTLYKVVEVMTVTDEELEKVLNDWVGKGWTLDTIQFAMRESSKRPAMAFVIFARSEEAKEQEREEED
- a CDS encoding EamA family transporter produces the protein MKTAALALLVASIWGITPIFEKLSLIKASPLTVMTIRFIFTTTIVVVISLVTGGYKELGAVDGKTLLWIILAGILGGIVGLFIYFFALKQDLTSRIVPIAATFPLFTALYASIFLREAITLPRLAGIVLIVVGLILINWNNVVSKPE
- a CDS encoding HAD-IA family hydrolase — protein: MGNNRIKAVFFDAADTLFHIKGGVGNQYWRVAKKYGTNSTPERIEKAFSRAFKSAPPLTFPHLSPEDRKAYEKKWWYEVVRNVFSEAGMFERFDDYFEELFETFRSEAWELFPETKDVLSSLKEKRLTLSVVSNFDTRVYDVCTELGIIDYFDFFVISSEVGFSKPSPEIFELALSKSAISASECIHVGDSFEHDFYGASSVGIKVVLLDKKGKYKNRDDVHRIESLAEIMKFVDDGY
- a CDS encoding response regulator, whose product is MIERNHSPKIIAVLDDMIFSSKIREAAKPLNLEIEFIKNPNGLIHKLQSEKPSLIIFDLNSKTHNPIQTIRDLKSCSDLQDTPILGYLSHVQTELKKEATNAGCDPVLPRSRFSRELREILMRYSK